Genomic window (Takifugu rubripes chromosome 1, fTakRub1.2, whole genome shotgun sequence):
GAATTTCAAACCTGCTTTTCAATAATGTATTCGTTTCATTAAATTTAAACACATGCAACAATAGGGAAGCGTGTCCATACCTCCACCAAAGCCACGGTTTCCTCCGTGGCCTCCACTACTACGACCTGTGCGGTTGTTGCTGAAGCTTCCAGCGCCGCCAGGGGACTGACGGTAGTCTCTCGCTCCAAACCCACCTGAAAACCTGAAACAGGTGGGACACAAAATGCAATAaagggttggttttttttcccccattacTAAATTTACTCTCAGTCAAGATTAAGATCAGCAAACCATTTAACTAAAAAACAAGCCGTGATTTGCCAGAGGCACGATACGCCTTCACATGCATGTACCTCTTAGAACGGCCACGGGTGTTACTCTTGTGCTGATGCTCATAGGCCAAACTTTCAAGCCAGGTGGGAATCCCCTGCTTCGCCTCTACCAGGAGGTCCAGCAAGTCTTTGgttatgttgctgtttttgtcattaaaaaatgATGTGGCTAGACCTGTGGAAGACAGAAGGGAGGCAAGAATTATTGATAAATTACTGCATTGCTCATCTGTAAAAATCATGACTAAGTATTGGACCTAAGCAGATCTGGAGCTTAAAATCAATTCAGTAATTTAATGTTCAGTAAATTCTCCACTCATTAGGCCCCTGTGAATTTTATTTTGCTTATGTGAATGGGATTTAAACAAATGCTTAGAAGAAATCAGGGACAAAAATAGCCAGTACACGGTCGACAGGTTTCTCAACAATGAAAATAACCTTTGAAAAAACGAAAATCGACATACCAAGATTTCCTACACGTCCTGTACGGCCAATACGGTGAACGTACTCCTCGATGTCACTGGGCAAATCAAAGTTGATGACATGCTTCACATTGCTGATGTCCAGACCCCGTGCAGCCACCTGGGCAAATGACAGTCAAAATTAGAACGTTAAAGCAAAGTGAAAAGTATAAATTTAATGCATGAATAAACAACCATCTCTGGAAATAGAAATAACACAAGAGTTTTTGAAGTTTACTATAAAATCAATTGTGGATTGCCTTTACTTACAGCTGTAGCCACTAAGATGGGGCAACGCCCAGAACGGAACTGGTGCAGagcttcttctctgtctctctgagaACGATCTCCGTGGATGCTGGTGCAAGCGTAACCCTCACGGTAAAGAAAATCTTCCAAGGAATCCGCACCTTTTTTGGTTTCCACAAAGACCAACGTCAAAGAGTCTTTGCCTGTGTGATTGGATAGAACGCACATAAGCAAAACAAAAAGTATTAAAATTTAATTCCTATGCTAATCGCAGAGGCAGCTATAAAGATAATTTCTTCAAACTTCAGGCTCAAAGACCTGTAATTTctttgctttccttttttcccaaaACCCAGAAAGACCAGCTGAtacatcattattatcattagcATAACGTAATTAATACGGAGTTATTCATTACTTTTGTGCTTATATACATTTATGACTCAGATATCAATAACTCCATGCTTTTTAATGTGGCGTGCTGATCTCTTGGCTGCTCCTCTTTCTGAAACATAGCTTTCAGAGCTGCTTGCTGACCTTAAAGAAAGATGAGAGTGACTCTTGTGAAGGTCAGGGGATTTCTTACCTGTGGCATTAAGCAGGTCAAGGAGGAATGACCTTTTATCAACTTCCTCTACCCAGACCACCTTTTGTGTAATATTTTCTGATGTGGAACCAACACGACCCACTGCCAGGAAAATGTAGTCCTCCAGAAAGTCACGAGCTAGAATCTATATTTAAAGAGTTCGGGAAACTGTCAAGGTTTACCAAAATAAACTATATGAAATTGTTCAATAATATTTACCTGGATCTCCTTTGGGAAAGTGGCACTGAACATCATAGTCTGTCTGATGCCTTTGGGCGGCATCGTATCTTGCTCAACAATGCGTCTAATTTGTGGTTCAAATCCCATATCCAACATGCGGTCTGCCTCATCCAGGACCAGGTAACTACAGAGAAgcatttgatgtttttaaaaacaaaacaaacttggCATGACCTGGCAAACCTGTTGTATGATACATACTTGCAATAGTCCAGACCAATTTTGCCCCTTTCCATCATGTCAACCAGACGTCCAGGCGTGGCTACAAGCAAGTGACAGCCTCTCTCCAATTCCCTGATCTGTTGGCCGATGTCAGCGCCACCATACACCACGCAGGGACGCACACGTGAGCGATATGCAAACTGGGATGCACAAAGAAAACTATTAAAGGACAGTTAATGAGCAACAAATCTAAATATCCCGTCAAATTTTATGTTTGAAGCTCACCTTTCTTGCTTCATCGTAGATCTGCAAGGCCAGTTCTCTGGTCGGAGCCAGGACAAGTGCGATTGGGAACTGCTTACGGCGTCCATACCTTCCATTCTCCTATAAATTAAGTACAACGTAAGACAGAATTTTCCAATACAACCTATTCAACATTTGCATTCTTCCGTACCTGGCCACTGTTCTTAATGGCCTGCAGAGCATCACCAGGTCCCTCTGTGTAGATCTGACTCAGTACTGGCAGCAAGAATGCAGCAGTTTTACCAGAGCCTAAAACACAGATGTTTGTGATTATTTCTTTCAGAAAGAAATAATCAAAGAGAActataaaaactttatttagaaTACTTACCAGTCTGAGCACAAGCCATCAGGTCTCTCTTGCCTTTGATGATGGGAATGGCATACTTCTGGACAGGTGTGGGTCGAGTGTAGCGGCTCAGTTCGATATTCCCCATTATAATCTCTCCCATGTCCACATCTTGGaactacagaaacacacagccaTTTTCACTTTCCAATTTAGCTTTTTAAGATTTTCAATTTGAGAACCAAATATATAAAAGCAAAGTATAGACTTACGCAATCAATGTGGGATGGGCTGTTGGCTCCAGTGGCCTCTACAGGGATATCGTCATACTTCTCAAAATTGATCCCAGTGTTGCTAGCAGAGAAAAGTTCTCTAAAAAAGATTTACAACAAATGAAGGCAggctcaataaaaaaaataatttcactTTAATTGAACAATCTTACTGCTCCAGGCGCTCATTGCTAGCAGTGGGTTTGGACCAGTCGTCCTCCTTGGCCTCATCTGCCCAGCGAGAATTTCCCCCACCAGAAAAACCTCCACGCTCAAATCTAAACAAATGCACATTCAATGTGTAAACAAGATTTTGTATAGATTGTGTGCATGACAGTGGTCTTCTAGGACTGACTTAATTCATGCTAGAAGCAAATTATTCCAACCAACCTTCCTCTTGATCCTGCACCACGGTCATTGAAGGACTTGGATCTATCAGAACGGCCTCCAAAGCTGTTGTAGGCAGGGTCCCTCTGAGGTCCTGTCCAGTTGCTGTCTTTGTTGTCATAATTGCCAAATCCTATCATTAAGGAGAAGTAGCAAATGAGACCCAAGGTTTACATCACAATAGCCAAGATATCACATGCTACCATTTTCCCCCAAAGGAACATATccag
Coding sequences:
- the ddx3xa gene encoding DEAD-box helicase 3 X-linked a isoform X2, coding for MSHVVVDGQHCLDQQIAALDLNADGQGGGTNRRYIPPHLRNKDAAKNDSTGWDGGRSNGFVNGYHDNRTNGGFGGRGPPRADRGGRGAYRGNRGGGSFNQPMQNAGFGNYDNKDSNWTGPQRDPAYNSFGGRSDRSKSFNDRGAGSRGRFERGGFSGGGNSRWADEAKEDDWSKPTASNERLEQELFSASNTGINFEKYDDIPVEATGANSPSHIDCFQDVDMGEIIMGNIELSRYTRPTPVQKYAIPIIKGKRDLMACAQTGSGKTAAFLLPVLSQIYTEGPGDALQAIKNSGQENGRYGRRKQFPIALVLAPTRELALQIYDEARKFAYRSRVRPCVVYGGADIGQQIRELERGCHLLVATPGRLVDMMERGKIGLDYCNYLVLDEADRMLDMGFEPQIRRIVEQDTMPPKGIRQTMMFSATFPKEIQILARDFLEDYIFLAVGRVGSTSENITQKVVWVEEVDKRSFLLDLLNATGKDSLTLVFVETKKGADSLEDFLYREGYACTSIHGDRSQRDREEALHQFRSGRCPILVATAVAARGLDISNVKHVINFDLPSDIEEYVHRIGRTGRVGNLGLATSFFNDKNSNITKDLLDLLVEAKQGIPTWLESLAYEHQHKSNTRGRSKRFSGGFGARDYRQSPGGAGSFSNNRTGRSSGGHGGNRGFGGGGFGSNFYSSDGYGGNYSHSGSVDWWGN
- the ddx3xa gene encoding DEAD-box helicase 3 X-linked a isoform X5, producing MSHVVVDGQHCLDQQIAALDLNADGQGGGTNRRYIPPHLRNKDAAKNGFGNYDNKDSNWTGPQRDPAYNSFGGRSDRSKSFNDRGAGSRGRFERGGFSGGGNSRWADEAKEDDWSKPTASNERLEQELFSASNTGINFEKYDDIPVEATGANSPSHIDCFQDVDMGEIIMGNIELSRYTRPTPVQKYAIPIIKGKRDLMACAQTGSGKTAAFLLPVLSQIYTEGPGDALQAIKNSGQENGRYGRRKQFPIALVLAPTRELALQIYDEARKFAYRSRVRPCVVYGGADIGQQIRELERGCHLLVATPGRLVDMMERGKIGLDYCNYLVLDEADRMLDMGFEPQIRRIVEQDTMPPKGIRQTMMFSATFPKEIQILARDFLEDYIFLAVGRVGSTSENITQKVVWVEEVDKRSFLLDLLNATGKDSLTLVFVETKKGADSLEDFLYREGYACTSIHGDRSQRDREEALHQFRSGRCPILVATAVAARGLDISNVKHVINFDLPSDIEEYVHRIGRTGRVGNLGLATSFFNDKNSNITKDLLDLLVEAKQGIPTWLESLAYEHQHKSNTRGRSKRFSGGFGARDYRQSPGGAGSFSNNRTGRSSGGHGGNRGFGGGGFGSNFYSSDGYGGNYSHSGSVDWWGN
- the ddx3xa gene encoding DEAD-box helicase 3 X-linked a isoform X3; its protein translation is MSHVVVDGQHCLDQQIAALDLNADGQGGGTNRRYIPPHLRNKDAAKNAGNGYSTGRQCGYSVAPINSYSTGWDGGRSNGFVNGYHDNRTNGGFGGRGPPRADRGFGNYDNKDSNWTGPQRDPAYNSFGGRSDRSKSFNDRGAGSRGRFERGGFSGGGNSRWADEAKEDDWSKPTASNERLEQELFSASNTGINFEKYDDIPVEATGANSPSHIDCFQDVDMGEIIMGNIELSRYTRPTPVQKYAIPIIKGKRDLMACAQTGSGKTAAFLLPVLSQIYTEGPGDALQAIKNSGQENGRYGRRKQFPIALVLAPTRELALQIYDEARKFAYRSRVRPCVVYGGADIGQQIRELERGCHLLVATPGRLVDMMERGKIGLDYCNYLVLDEADRMLDMGFEPQIRRIVEQDTMPPKGIRQTMMFSATFPKEIQILARDFLEDYIFLAVGRVGSTSENITQKVVWVEEVDKRSFLLDLLNATGKDSLTLVFVETKKGADSLEDFLYREGYACTSIHGDRSQRDREEALHQFRSGRCPILVATAVAARGLDISNVKHVINFDLPSDIEEYVHRIGRTGRVGNLGLATSFFNDKNSNITKDLLDLLVEAKQGIPTWLESLAYEHQHKSNTRGRSKRFSGGFGARDYRQSPGGAGSFSNNRTGRSSGGHGGNRGFGGGGFGSNFYSSDGYGGNYSHSGSVDWWGN
- the ddx3xa gene encoding DEAD-box helicase 3 X-linked a isoform X1 — its product is MSHVVVDGQHCLDQQIAALDLNADGQGGGTNRRYIPPHLRNKDAAKNAGNGYSTGRQCGYSVAPINSYSTGWDGGRSNGFVNGYHDNRTNGGFGGRGPPRADRGGRGAYRGNRGGGSFNQPMQNAGFGNYDNKDSNWTGPQRDPAYNSFGGRSDRSKSFNDRGAGSRGRFERGGFSGGGNSRWADEAKEDDWSKPTASNERLEQELFSASNTGINFEKYDDIPVEATGANSPSHIDCFQDVDMGEIIMGNIELSRYTRPTPVQKYAIPIIKGKRDLMACAQTGSGKTAAFLLPVLSQIYTEGPGDALQAIKNSGQENGRYGRRKQFPIALVLAPTRELALQIYDEARKFAYRSRVRPCVVYGGADIGQQIRELERGCHLLVATPGRLVDMMERGKIGLDYCNYLVLDEADRMLDMGFEPQIRRIVEQDTMPPKGIRQTMMFSATFPKEIQILARDFLEDYIFLAVGRVGSTSENITQKVVWVEEVDKRSFLLDLLNATGKDSLTLVFVETKKGADSLEDFLYREGYACTSIHGDRSQRDREEALHQFRSGRCPILVATAVAARGLDISNVKHVINFDLPSDIEEYVHRIGRTGRVGNLGLATSFFNDKNSNITKDLLDLLVEAKQGIPTWLESLAYEHQHKSNTRGRSKRFSGGFGARDYRQSPGGAGSFSNNRTGRSSGGHGGNRGFGGGGFGSNFYSSDGYGGNYSHSGSVDWWGN
- the ddx3xa gene encoding DEAD-box helicase 3 X-linked a isoform X4; protein product: MSHVVVDGQHCLDQQIAALDLNADGQGGGTNRRYIPPHLRNKDAAKNDSTGWDGGRSNGFVNGYHDNRTNGGFGGRGPPRADRGFGNYDNKDSNWTGPQRDPAYNSFGGRSDRSKSFNDRGAGSRGRFERGGFSGGGNSRWADEAKEDDWSKPTASNERLEQELFSASNTGINFEKYDDIPVEATGANSPSHIDCFQDVDMGEIIMGNIELSRYTRPTPVQKYAIPIIKGKRDLMACAQTGSGKTAAFLLPVLSQIYTEGPGDALQAIKNSGQENGRYGRRKQFPIALVLAPTRELALQIYDEARKFAYRSRVRPCVVYGGADIGQQIRELERGCHLLVATPGRLVDMMERGKIGLDYCNYLVLDEADRMLDMGFEPQIRRIVEQDTMPPKGIRQTMMFSATFPKEIQILARDFLEDYIFLAVGRVGSTSENITQKVVWVEEVDKRSFLLDLLNATGKDSLTLVFVETKKGADSLEDFLYREGYACTSIHGDRSQRDREEALHQFRSGRCPILVATAVAARGLDISNVKHVINFDLPSDIEEYVHRIGRTGRVGNLGLATSFFNDKNSNITKDLLDLLVEAKQGIPTWLESLAYEHQHKSNTRGRSKRFSGGFGARDYRQSPGGAGSFSNNRTGRSSGGHGGNRGFGGGGFGSNFYSSDGYGGNYSHSGSVDWWGN